The Halarsenatibacter silvermanii sequence CATAGTTGCCGTTAAAAGCATGGACTTTGCCCAGCGATTTGGGCCTGTCGCTGTCCCAGTAATACTCATCATCTTCTTTAGAAAGCACAGGAGCAGGAATATAGGGTTTTAATTCCTCCTTTACAGCTACCGGGCCGGATCCGGGACCGCCGCCTCCATGAGGGGTGGAAAAGGTCTTATGCAGATTGTAATGAATCACATCAAAATTCATATCTCCGGGGCGCGCATAGCCCATTACAGCATTCATGTTAGCTCCATCATAATAGAGAAGACCCCCGGCTTCATGAACAATCTCGGCTATTTCCCTGATATCCTTTTCAAAGATTCCCAGCGTGTTGGGGTTGGTGAGCATGAGCGCGGCCACATCTTCATCAGCTGCTTCTTCCAGCTCATCGAGATCGATCATTCCTCTGTCGTTTGATTCAATCTCAACCACTTCCATACCGCACATGGTGGCAGTAGCCGGATTGGTTCCATGAGCTGAATCAGGTACTATTACCTTATTTCGATCGCCTTCTCCGTTATCTTCGAGATAATTCAATATAATCTGCAGGCCAACGTATTCCCCGTGTGCTCCGGAGGCTGGCTGGAGACTGACCTCATCCATACCGCTGATTTCGGCCAGATATTGTTTTAGTTCGTAGAGAAGCGAAAGTGAGCCCTGAACATGTCTTTCCGGTTGATAGGGATGAAGCATGGTAAGCCCGGGTATTCTGGCAATATCCTCATTAACCTTGGGGTTGTACTTCATGGTGCAGGAACCCAGCGGGTATATGCCGGAATCGACACCATAGTTGAGTTCTGAGAGACTCGTGAAATGTCTGACAACATCAACCTCGCTGACCTCCGGCAGCCCGGGCGCCTCATCACGAAGAGCCCATCCGGGCAGGTTTTCGCCGGGATCGACTTCGGGCACTTCTATCTCTGGCAGCGAATAACCCGTTCTGCCCGGTGTGCTGTAATCCTTCAATAAAGGTTCCTTCATTGCAGCACCACCTCCAGGGTGGAAACGTAATTATCCAGATCCTCTTTATATTTTTTCTCCGTCACATTAACCAATAGTCCTTCGACCTCTCCGAACTGCGAAAGATCGACCCCGGGCAGGATCCCTCTTTCTATCATTCCCTTTTCAATTTCGGCTGCAGATTTATCGGTCTTCATCCAGAACTCATGGAAGTGATTGTCGCCGTTGACTATCTCAACACCTTCCAATTCAGCCAGCTGATCCTTGAGATAGCGAGTCTTCTGATAGCAGTGATCGGCCACATCCTGAAGTCCCTGTTTGCCCATCGCTCCCATATAAATTGCGGCCATGACGACGTTCAGATTTTCGTTGGTGCAAATATTTGATGTTGCCCTCTCTCTACGGATATGCTGCTCCCGGGTCTGCATGGTCATTACAAAGCCCTCGTTGCCTTCATCATCAGTGGTGCGGCCAGAAAGACGTCCCGGCATTTTTCGCAGCAGCCTTCTATCATCTCTTATGGCCAGGTATCCCAGGTAGGGGCCGCCGTAATTAACCACATTGCCCAGAGGTTGAGCTTCTCCCACTGCGATATCAGCACCGAGCTCTCCCGGCGGAGTCAGCATACCTAAAGCTATGGGATTGGCAACAACGATAAGCTGAGTGTCGCTGTCCTCCAGAGCATCGTTTAACTTCTCGATATCTTCTATTGCTCCAAAAAAGTTAGGATATTGAACTACGACTGCAGCAGTTTCCGCATCAACAGCATCGATAATTTCATCGACTTTAACTACAGGTTCCTCCTCGTGCATCTCTATCTCATTAAAATCTATATCCTGAGGATATCCGTAGGTGCGGGCCACTCGACGATAGGCCGGATGAACAGTGCTCGAAAGAACAACTTTATCGCTGCGGGTAAATCGCGCTGCCATTAACACCGCTTCTCCGACAGCAGAACCTCCATCGAGCAGCGAAGCATTAGAGATCCCCATCCCGGTCAGTTCACATATCATGCTCTGATATTCATAAATTGTCTGCAGAGTTCCCTGGCTGAGTTCGGCCTGATAAGGGGTATAAGAGGTGTAAAATTCCTGGCGCAGTACCAGATGATCGATAATAGCCGGCAGATAATGATCATAGGAACCGGCTCCCAGATAACTATCTATTTCCCCCAGGCTCAAGTTGCGCTCGGCCTTTTCCTGAGCCAGCTCGACCAGCTCCATTTCCGACATTCCTTCGGGAATTTCAAAGGGACGATCCAGCATGACCTCCTCAGGTATGGCAGAAAATAATTCTTCTACATCTTCCGCGCCTATGGCAGAAAGCATTTCCTCCCGTTCCCGGTCGGTGTTGGAGATATAAGAAATATTACTCATTTAGGCTTCCTCCTCCAGATAATCCTGATATTCTTCAGCATCCATGAGCTCATCAAGTTCGGATTCATCGCTGAGCTCAATTTTAACAATCCACCCTCCTTCATAGGGTTCATCATTGATAAGCTCAGGGCTGTCGAGCAGATCTTCATTGACCTCCACGACCGTACCGCTGACCGGTGTGTAAACATCGGAAACAGCCTTGACAGACTCGATAACACCAAAGTTTTCATGTTTGTCGAATTCGTCGCCTTCCTGAGGCATCTCAACAAAAACAATATCTCCCAGCTCTTCCTGAGCATGATCCGTTAAACCAACTTTGCCAGAGCCATCCTCCACGGCTATCCATTCATGATCTTCCGTATAGCAGTAATCTTCCGGTACTTCCATATTATCCGCCTCCTGTTGTGATTTTTTATAAGGATCTTCTTGTATTCAGTTGGATAATAGGTGTGTAAAACCTCATTTTAATTGTGCTGTAAGATATAAAGCTTCGTTCACAATGAAATTTTTCCCCGGTTTAAGTTTAGTTGTCGGCCAAAAAATTGCGCTCCCTTCGCGAAAGCTCGTCCTTGAGCTCCCGCTCAGCCCGGCACATCCTGAGCCGGGGACACTATTTTTTGGCCGTGGACTCAACCTGAGTTTCGAAAAATTTCGAGTATCACTTTGCTTTATATCTTCCAGCCACTATTGTCATGATAGCGGTCTTATACGATATCTATCAACTGATAACAAGAAGATCCTTTTATAAATCATCTGATGCTAAAATTTCATATATATATGAATCTTCTCCATATCAGCTGGTTTAATATATCTTAGTCATATTCATACTGCTTATTACTGGAAGCTGACACGAACTTTGAAATTTTAACCAGCTGTTTCGGAGAAGAGCCATATTTATTAAACCATTTTGCAGGTTATATAAAAGGTGTCTTCACAATTTCGGCAGCCAGAGAACGCCCTCTTACTTCAATCTCAATCTCTCTGCCCACTTCAGAATATTCCTTATCTATATAAGCAAGGCCAATATTCTCCTCCAGACTGGGAGAATAAGAACCGCTGGTAACCTCTCCAATCTCTTTATCACCGCTGAGAACTGCATAACCATTGCGGGCTATGCCTCTTTCCCGAACTATAAAACCGGCCAGCTCTTTATCATATCCTTCTTCTCTGATCTCCACCAGGGCTTCCCGGCCAATAAAATCGCCTCCGTCAAAATCAACCGTCCAGCTCAAATTGGCCATCAGCGGGTGAATTTCCTCTGAAAGCTCGTGGCCATAAAGACAGAGCGTTTTTTCCAGCCTGAGAGTGTCACGTGCCCCCAGTCCTGTCGGCTGAATATCATGGCTTTTCCCGGATTCCATTATCCGCTGCCAGACATTATCAGCCTCTTTGGCGGCAAAATAAAGTTCAAAACCGTCTTCGCCCGTATATCCGGTTCGAGAAATTATGGTATCCACTCCGGCTATTTTCCCCTGGCTGAACTGAAATGGGTCGATTTCACCGAGCTCACAATCCGCCTGAGAGTTTAATACTTCTTCTGCAGCAGGCCCCTGCAGGGCGAGCAGAGCATATTCTTCGGTTCTATCATCGACCTCGACATCAGTAAAACTTTTTTCTTTTATCCATTCAAAATCTTTTTCTCGATTGGCTGCATTGACAACCAGGAGTAATTCATCTTCGGCCATCCGATATATCATCAGATCATCGACGACTCCCCCATGCTCATAGCACATGGGTGAATAAACCACAGATCCAGCTGACATATCAGCTATACTGTTTGTCAGCAGGTAATCAGCGCACTCTGCTGCTCTCTCGCCGGTCAGAAAAATCTCACCCATATGAGATACGTCAAAGAGACCGCAGTTCTTTCTAACATTGCGGTGTTCTTTGATAATTCCTTCGTACTCAACGGGCATCTCCCAGCCGCCAAAATCCGTCATGCTGGCTTCCAGCTCTTCATGCCGATGATAAAGCGGGGTTCTTTTAATTTTTAACCACCTCCATCAAATATTTTCCTCCAGAGAATCAAAATAGGGGAGGCTATAAATTAATATAGCCTCCCCTGTCCAGTTAACCTGTCCAGAGATCCGTCCATCCAGGATTCTTAAGCCTGAGAGTTTCGGTTCCCGCAGGAACCTTGCACCTTCGGCGCCCAAATAGGGACTCTCTCCTGAACTTCAACCGGAATCGACATATTGTGTTGATATGTCAGCAGGTATAGGTCTGTATATGATATTTTCAAAAATGGTATATTGATTTACTTCCGTAAAAATCGCTTGCTCCCAGAATACTTTCTCTGACTCATTATATATATTCTTTTTAAACAGCAGAATTCCTTCCTATAAATTCAGATTTTTTATATATTATAAATAAATGAATTAATAATTATCTCCGACAATTTTGCTGTTATTCGGGATTGAAAAGGTTTTCTACATCCTCCTTTACCTCATTGCGGGCCAGACAAATTATCAAATCATCTTTGAATAACCTGGTATTCCCCCGGGGAACCAGCGGGGAATCGCCCCGCAGAACAGAGGCAAAAACCACTTCCTGCGGCATATCGATTTCTTTTAATTTCTTACCTTCGACAGGTGAGTTCTCAGCCACCGTGAGCCTGAAAAGATTGAGACCGTCAAGATCATGGTAAAGGAGCTCTTTCATATCCTTAACTTTGACTTCCTGATCTACCAGCGCAGAAAGTATAGAGGCGCTGCTTACGGCGACATTTACTCCCAGCCAGTCGAAAAGCTTTTCATTGCCGGGGGTATTGACGGTGGTGAAGGTTCGATCGACCCCAAATGTTCTTTCGGCGATTTGACATATAACAAGATTATCCTGATCATCTTTGGTAACCGCTAAAACCACATCAGCTTTTTCTGCGCCCGCTTTTTCCAGCACATCGGCATCAGCTCCATCTCCCTGAACAGTTTCGATATCAAAGCGGTCCTGGAGCCGCTGACATTTATTTTCATCCATCTCAACCAGAATGATGTCATGCTCGTCTCTATTCAGATCATTGATTAAATATCTGCCCATTTTGCCGCCCCCGACAATTATTATATTCATGAATTATAACACCCCTATCAATTAAGATGGTTGGATCTTCTCCATATAAGGATAGAATATAGTTTTGGGCATATTCATATTCCTTATTTTTGGAAGTTACAAGGCTCTGTTCACAGTGAAATTTTTCCTGATAACCGAGTATATATGGCTATTTCACCAACTGTTCTATAGAAGAATCAGATGGTTTAACTTAAGCCTGCTGTCAGGACGATCAAAAAATCAGGATCGGATCTGAAATCTTATTCTTCAAACTTTTGGAGCAGATTTTCCAGCTGATCCAGGCTATCAGCTTTTATATGCAGCTGCCAGCTCTCCTCATCCTCTTTTATTTTTATCTCCAGAGGCAGCATTCTGGACAGCTGTTTTTCCAGGCTGCTGCGGCGGACCTGCCTGCTTTTGTCTTCTACCCCTCCATCTGAATGCCTTACATCGATCTCATCTTCATCCAGCTGTTCTCCTGGTTCAGAGGTTTCAGTTTTGACTTTTTGGGACAGCCTGTCAATATTCAATAACTCTTTATCTTTCCGCTCCCCTGACTCTTCGGCGCTTTTTTTGAGCCTGGAAACATACTTCTCGGTTTCTCTCACACTCATCTTCTCTTCCATGATCTTTTCAGCTGCTTTTATCTGCTGATCTTTGCTGTCAATACCGGCCAGAGTTCTGGCCTGTCCGGCTGATAATGTTTCACGTGAAACATATTCCTGTACCTCGAGAGGGAGTTTGAGCAATCTGAGTGAATTGCTGATACTTGAACGACTTCTGCCCAGGCGCGAGGATAATTCAGCCTGGGTGAGATCAAGCTCTTCAAGAAGCTGTTTATAAGCGCGAGCCTCTTCCAGCGGATTGAGATCTTTCCGATGAATATTCTCTATCAGAGCAAGTTCCATCATTTTATCTTGATCCAGATCTCTAACCAGAGCCGGAATCCTTTCCAGGCCGGCTTTTCTGGCAGCCCTCCAGCGTCTTTCCCCGGCCACAAGATAATATCCTTCCCCGGAGGTGGTGAGAATAACAGGCTGCAGAATCCCGTTTTCCCGGACTGATTCAGCGAGTTCTTCCAGCTCTTCTTCAGCAGCCGCATTATCTCTGGGCTGATAGGGATTGGGCTCAATTCTCTCGAGATTTATATCCTTCAACTCCTGATCATGCTCCCCTTTGCTTCCCAGCAGAGCATCGAGTCCCCGGCCCAGTCGACTCTTTTTTTCTTCATTCATTCTCGAGCACCTCCTCTGCCAGCTGACTGTAAGCTTTTGCGCCCCGGGAAGAAGGATCATAGGCAAATATTGATTGACCGAAGCTGGGAGCTTCGCTTAATCTGACATTTCTGGGTATTACCGTCTCATAAAGTCTGTCGGAAAAAAACTTCTCAACCTCCTCGCTCACCTGAGAGGAGAGATTGGTGCGGGCATCGTACATGGTTAAAAGCACACCTCTGATTTTTAGAGAGGGATTTAAATTGTTCTGGACAAGCTCAACTGTATCCAGAAGCTGTCCTAAACCTTCTAAAGCATAATATTCACACTGTATTGGTATAATAATATCATCAGCAGCGGATAAAGCATTGAGCGTCAAAAGTCCCAGAGAAGGAGGACAGTCGATCAAAGCATAATCGTAATCTATCAGCTTCCCTTCTATTTCCTGGGCCAGCTTCTTCTCTCTGGATATTTGTGATACCAGTTCGATTTGAGCCCCGGCCAGATCGATGCTGGAAGGCAGCAGTTTGAGATTATCCTCGTCCAGATCCTGAACCAGTGTATCGAACTGCTGACTGCCCAATAGAAGTTCATAAATGCTGTGTTCGAGTTCTGATTTATCCACGCCCAGTCCGCTGGTGGCATTGCCCTGGGGATCAATGTCAATAATGAGAACTTTTTTTCCCTTTCTGGCCAGCGCCGCTCCCAGATTTACGGCGGTGGTGCTTTTTCCTACCCCACCTTTTTGATTGACCACAGCGGTTATATATGCTTTGTTATTCTCTTCATTTCTATCAGTCATGATTGTCCTCCCCCGGGCCCCTGGCCCTGATCTCCTGTAAATTTAAACTAATCCTGTAAATATAATTCTATCAAACCGCCTTATCTCCTGCCTAAAGAGGTCGCTTCTCGGGAACTCCGACGCTGCGGGGAAATCTTTCCGGAGTTTTTTCTACTTTTTTGGAAATGAGAAAATACCTTTCTTCTTCCAGATAAGGAACGTCAATTTTCCGGACAATAATTTCAGACCCACCCATTTTTTCAGCAACTCCTGCAGCTGTTTTTAACTCTTCCCTGTAATTTGGCCCTTTATATAAACCCACCTGGCCAGAAACTCTGACCAGCGGCAGAGCATATTCCAGCACGACACCCGCCCGGGCCACTGCTCGGGCTGTGACAAAGTTAAACTTCTCTCGAAAATCGGGATCATCCCCCAAAATTTCCGCTCTTTCTGCAATGGGAAAACAGTTATGAATATCGAGCTTGTTGACTGATGATCTGATAAAATCAATCCGGCTCTGTCGAGAATCGAGCAGATAAAAATCTATATCCGGACGGGCCAGGCTCCACAAAAATCCTGGCAGACCGGCCCCGCTGCCGATATCAAGCACCGGCCCCCCAGAAGGTATGGATTCCAGAGAAAGAGGGGCCAGACAATCGAGGAAATGGCGTATAATAATTTTCTGTGAACCTTTCGTCCCAATTAAATTTTTTCTTCTGTTCCGCCGCTGTAAAAGTTCTAAAAAAGATATCATATTCTCCAAATTCTGTCTGGATAGCGAGATGCCGATCAGATCTGCTCCCTCTTTGAGCAAACGAAATTCTTCCTGCAAGGCTATTATCATCACTCCTCTTTTTCTTTATCGGCTTTTTCCTCTTTTTCCAGATAAATCATCAGGGCAGAAATATCTGCCGGCGAAACACCCGAAATTCTGGAGGCCTGGCCTAAAGATCGAGGTCTGATGCGCGATAATTTTTCCCGAGCTTCCTGGCGAAGATTGGAAAGTTCATCGTAGTTGATATCTTCGGGCAGAAGGCGATTTTCCATCCTTTCAAACTCCTTAATCTGCTGGCGCTGTCTGTCGATATAGCCCTGATATTTATTGGAGATCTCCACCTGCCTGAAAACTTCTCGAGGATATTCCGGCAGATCATCCACGATCTTTTTCAGATCCGGATAAGAAATTTCGGGCCGGCGCAGGATTTTTTCCAGATTTGCATCCTGTTTAAGCCCACCGCTGTCCAGTTCCTGAAGCGCCTGTATTACATCTCTGGTGGGAGTAACTTTTGTATTGTTCAGGTAATCTTCCAGCTCCTCTATCTGCTCTTTTTTGTTCTTGTAAATTTCCCATCTCCTATCACTCACCAGCCCAGTTTCACGACCGAGAGGGGTGAGCCTTTGATCGGCATTGTCCTGCCGCAAAAGCAGTCTGTATTCAGCACGCGAAGTTAGCATCCGATAGGGTTCGCGGGGGTTTTTGGTGACCAGTTCATCGATCAAAACACCAATATACGCCTCAGACCTCTGGAGAATAAGGGGGTCTCTGCCTTCCAGAGCCAGCGCTGCATTGATTCCCGCTATCAAGCCCTGTCCACCCGCCTCTTCATAGCCGGAGGTGCCGTTGATCTGTCCGGCGGTATACAAACCCTCGATGGAATCTGTCTCGAGGGTCAGATCAAACTGACCGCTGGCGACACAGTCATATTCAATAGCATAGCCCGGCCTCATAATTTCCGCCCGCTCCAGCCCGGGTATAGTTTCGAGAACTCTCTGCTGGACATCGAGCGGCAGTCCGGTAAAAAGACCGGAGATATAAAATTCATCAGTACTCCTACCTTCCGGCTCCAGGAAGAGCTGATGACTGTCTTTATCGGGAAATTCCACAACTTTATCTTCTATAGAAGGACAATAACGGGGCCCGGTTCCTTCCATCTCACCCGAGATCAAAGGTGCTCTATCGACCTGAGATCTTATCAATTCATGCGTTTTTTCGGTGGTGTGTGTCAACCAGCATGAATCCTGCTTTTTTCCCTGTAGAGGTGAATCGGATGTAAAAGAAAAACTGAGATTACCCTTATCTCCAGGTTGCTCTCGCATTTTAGAAAAGTCAACGGTGCTGCCTTTTACCCGGGGAGGGGTGGTGGTCATAAATCTCAACAGATCAAAGTTCAATTCCTCCAGAGATTCTGAAAGACTGTTGGCGGGATATTGCTGGTTAGGACCGGCGCTGTATCTTGCCTCACCGATGATATTACAGGCACGAAGGAAAGTGCCGGTTGTCAGAATGACTTTATCAGCTCGATATAATATGCCTGTTTTGGTCACCACTCCGGAAATCTTCTTCTCTTCTACGACAAGATCAACAACCACATCCTGCTTGAGGTCGAGATTCTGCTGATTTTCTAAAACCTGTTTCATTCTTTCGTGATATCGAGCTTTATCAGCCTGACCCCGCAGTGCCTGAACTGCCGGCCCCTTGCTGGTGTTAACCATTCTAATCTGAGTCATGGTTTTATCCATGTTTACCGCCATCTCCCCTCCCAGAGCATCTATCTCCCTGGCGATATGAGCTTTACCCGGCCCTCCCAGCGAAGGGTTGCAGGGCATAAAAGCTACGTGATCCAGATTTACGGTGAGTACCAGCACCCGATAGCCCATGCGTGCTGGAGCCAGAGCTGCTTCACAGCCGGCATGACCTGCACCCACCACTATGACATCGTATTTTTTGGGAGATTCGCTGGTATAATTTCCGGAACCGGCATCCCGCTCACTCATAATATATACCTCCTGTAAATCGTTTAAAAATGTTTCACGTGAAACATCTCGATAAATATTGAGTATTTAAGCCCGATTTAAAGACTATTTGCCCACGCAAAAATCCGAAAATATTTTTTCCACCATATCTTCGGTGACAGTTTCCCCCGTTATTTTGCCCAGCTCATGCAGAGCATCCCGCAGATCGATGCTGAGCATATCTTCTGGCATACCGCGCTTGCAGGCCTGCTGCATATGCTCAAGACTTTCGCGGGCTTTTTCCAGAGCCCGTCTGTGTCTGAGCCGGGTTACGGTATAATCATGATCTCCTACGACCCTGTCGCTGAAAATCAGCTCAACGATGGTCTCTTTCAATTCTTTTAAACCCCGACGCTCTTCTACCGAAATAAACAAAACAGGAGCCCCCGGGAAATTTTTCTCGATCTTTTCTCTATCTAAATCCGCAGGCAAGTCCGTTTTGTTTACCAGTATGATTAAAGGTTTTTCTTGAATTTTGGCGAATATTTCCCTATCTTCTTCTGTCAGCCCCTGACTGACATCGAGCATAAACAGCACCAGATCAGCGCTGCGCAGAGAGCTTTCACTGCGGGCCACACCGATTTTTTCCACCTGGTCATCGGTTGTTCTAATTCCAGCGGTATCAGTTATTCTGAGGGGAATTCCTTCGAGATTTACTATCTCAGAAATTACATCTCTGGTGGTTCCAGGAACCTCGGTAACTATAGCCCTCTCTTCATTTAGTAATGTGTTGAGTAGACTGGACTTGCCCACGTTTGGTTTTCCCGCAATCACGGTTTTGAGTCCTTCGCGATAAATTCTGCCCTCTCTGCTGCTGGCTATAAGCTTCTTTAGAGGCGATAACATATTTTCTATTCTTTCATCCAGCTCATCACCGGCAAATCCGGGAATTTCATCCTCGGGGAAATCACAGGTAGCCTCCAGCTGACTCAACAATTCCAGCATGTCATCTCTTAAATCCTTGATACGGGAAGAAAGATTCCCCTGAAGCTGCTGCATAGCTAACTCTCTGCTCTTTTCCGTCTGGGAATTTATCAGATCTATTATAGCCTCAGCCTGAGACAGATCTATGCGGCCGTTCAGAAATGCCCGCCGGGAAAACTCCCCCGGTTCAGCCATCCTGGCCCCCGCCTGCAGCACAGCCTCTAAAACTCCATTTAAGGGCATCATCCCTCCGTGACAATCAAATTCTACCGTGTCTTCAGAGGTAAATGAACGCGGTGATTTTAATACCAGAGCAAGCACTTCATCTATTTTGTTTTCTTCTTTATCCCTTATAAAACCATAATGTATCGTATGGCTGGCGACCTCTGATAAACTCTTACCGGAAGGCGAAGTAAATACGCTGTCGGCAATTTTCAGAGCCCGGGAGCCGCTTATTCTCACCTTGCCCAGCCCGCCGCTGCCTGCTGGAGTGGCTATTGCGGCAATAGTCTCCTCCTGTTCAGGTGTATTTTTGCTCTGGTTATCCCCATCTTTTCGCTCCGACATATCTTTAAAACACTCCTCCTTAAATCCTGTGATTATCCGATAAAAAAACCCAGCAGGGCAGCCCTACTGGGTGATCTACCGCCACTTATATATTTTAAAACTAATTTCCCGCCCCGGTACTATGAGATTTCGATTGAGACTGCTCGTTCATGGTGGTTTCAATCAAGACCTTGCGGAAAGGTTCTTCTCCTTCGCTGTAAGTTTTAACCCGGGGATCATCTTTAACAGCCAGGTGAATAACCCTTCTCTCATGCGGGGGCATGGGATCGAGCATAACTTTGCGGCCGGTTTCAATAGCCCTTCTTTTCATTTTTTCAGCCAATCTTTCCAGTGTTTCGCGGCGTCTCTCTCTATAACCCTCTGCATCAAGCATCACCCGGTGATAACTTTCAGTTTCACGATTTACGGCCAGAGAGGTCAGATACTGGAAAGCGTCCAGTGTTTCGCCTCTGTGACCTATAACCAGACCGAGTTCGTTATCTGAATGGAAGTTGTAATAAAGCTGTTCATCGTCGCTTTTTTCCTTTACATGCTCCACTTCGACTTCTAAATTCCCGGCCTCAAGAATCTTTTCGAGAAATTCTCTGCCTATGTCTTCAGGTTTTTTGAGATGAGTGACCTTAACCTCGGCATCCCTTTTACCTATAATTCCCAGAAGCCCGGAACTACCCTCATCCAGAATTTCTATTTCTGCTTCAGTTCGTCCTATTCCCAGTTCAGCGAGTGCCTTTTCGACAGCTTCATCAACCGTTTCAGCTTTACTGACAGTGCTTTCGGTCCAATCCATATATCGTCAGGCCTCCTCAACGGCAGTTTCCGGTTCATCTGGCTCCCTTTTAACGTAATACTGCTGGAAAAATTGAAAGAGAGTTGAAGTAAAGAGATAGAGCATAACAGCTGCGGGCAGCTGAAAACCTATAAAAACTATAAAAAGCGGCATAAAATACATCATCATCCCGGCTTTACCGCCGCCCCCGGAAAGGCTCTGGGTCATTTTGGAATGACCGAGCATAACCAGACCTGTCAAAATGACCAGAACTATGTCTCTCTCAGCAAGTGAACCACCGGTAATCCTGCCTATCCAGAGAAAAACTGATTCCTCAAATTCCGGAACGGTTTCACTCATCTGCATTATCGCCCTGTAAAGGGGGATAATAATTGCCATCTGAATAACGAGAGGCAGACAGCCTGAAAGCGGATTAACGTTATTTTCCTGATAAAGTTTCATCATCTCTTCCTGCTGTTTTTCTTTATTGTCGTCGTACTTGTCTTTAATTTCCTGCATCTGGGGCTGCAGTTCCTGCATGGCTTTCATAGATTTGGTCTGTTTGATCATCAAAGGCAGTAAAAGCAGCCTTATCAATACCGTGAAAAGGATAATGGCCAGCCCGTAGCTGGGAACAAATCCATACAAAAAAACGATGGTCTCGGTCATAAAATCGATCAGGCGTCCAAACAGTGCAAACATTAAATAATTCCTCCTATTCTACCGGATCAATTCCGCCTGGATTGAAGGGATGACATCTGCTTATTCTTTTTATCCCCATCCAGACACCTTTAAAAGGTCCGTATTTCTCAATGGCCTGCCGGGTATAGCTGGAACAGGTGGGATAAAAACGACAGGACCCGGGCAGCATCGGTGATATAAAACGCTGATAGATACCGATGAGGAGCAAAAATATTCTCCTAAAAAGTCTTTTGATCATATAATTCACCACCTGTAAACAATCGGTTTACGACCGATCGGTAAATAAGTCAGCTTCCTGAAAAAGTTTTTTGAGATCCTGTTTAATCTCGTAGAAATTAAGTGATTTTACCCAGGGCCTCGCTATTATTACCATATCATAGCCTGGTTTTAAAAGATGAGAAAGCCAGCGTCTGACAATCTCTTTTAATCTTCTCTTTATCTTATTTCTTGTTACTGCCGTACCTACCTTCTTGCTGACTGTAAATCCAAATCGATTATTATCAG is a genomic window containing:
- a CDS encoding YidC/Oxa1 family membrane protein insertase; amino-acid sequence: MFALFGRLIDFMTETIVFLYGFVPSYGLAIILFTVLIRLLLLPLMIKQTKSMKAMQELQPQMQEIKDKYDDNKEKQQEEMMKLYQENNVNPLSGCLPLVIQMAIIIPLYRAIMQMSETVPEFEESVFLWIGRITGGSLAERDIVLVILTGLVMLGHSKMTQSLSGGGGKAGMMMYFMPLFIVFIGFQLPAAVMLYLFTSTLFQFFQQYYVKREPDEPETAVEEA
- the rnpA gene encoding ribonuclease P protein component, whose product is MTYNLYCIDLLQEVWGESEIIESLKKDSEFRRVYEEGRSTASSYLVLFWLKKGSDNNRFGFTVSKKVGTAVTRNKIKRRLKEIVRRWLSHLLKPGYDMVIIARPWVKSLNFYEIKQDLKKLFQEADLFTDRS
- the yidD gene encoding membrane protein insertion efficiency factor YidD gives rise to the protein MIKRLFRRIFLLLIGIYQRFISPMLPGSCRFYPTCSSYTRQAIEKYGPFKGVWMGIKRISRCHPFNPGGIDPVE